DNA sequence from the Lates calcarifer isolate ASB-BC8 unplaced genomic scaffold, TLL_Latcal_v3 _unitig_763_quiver_1858, whole genome shotgun sequence genome:
TTGTGGGTTCCTCCTGGATTCTACCTTTATTGAAATATTCTGCAAACAGTAAAGATAGGATTATATCGcacagttgtgtttttgcttttttgtcaaAGCAGGTAATGCAACAGCCTGCATTATCTTATGTTGTCATCCTTTTTAACACAGCATAAGAAGAAAAAGTACCTAATTTGGTCCtcaatttttcaatttttctcaaaaatgttttgaacaTTATATTACAAATTTAGGCGATATTTAATTGTGTGCAGTTTGAATGACAATGTGATATAAACACTAAGAAGCGTGGCTTTCTGGAAACTGTAGAGCTGGGAAATGTCCAGCAGATGAGCTGAAACTCTGCAGAATTCCAGTACACTGGCAAAACTATACTTTGAACTGAGTGATTAGTGCTGTTATCGAGTTACGTTAACTGTTGCTCTTATGGCTTGTTGACATCTTGAATTCTCTGTATATATATGAAGATAGAGCTGGCTATTTTTGCCTAACTGTACGGTATCTCTCCTCCATTCTAGACTGGTGCGGCCATCTGAAGCGCATACCAGAGGAGCAGCAgccttcttccctcctcttctggGTTTGCATCCTGTATTTGCATCAAACTTGAAGAGCCATGATCCTGCTCACTTACAGTCCTGTGCCTCAGGTTAGCTCCTGTTAAAGGTCATATATGTTGTAGTAGCTTACAGCAAAAAGAAGCTCTACAAACACCAATTAGGTGCTTACTGTATATGTACATGAATATACCATGTTAAACATTATGAGACTGACCTTGTTAAGTGCTACTGGTATTTCATAAGGTTATTTTCTTCTTAGCCTTTTTTATTGTCCTGCCAATGTGTTTGACTCATATTACTCGTTGTCATGAGTGTCCATCTGAAGAAATGAACAATGCTAATTTCTGTAGGCGTGAATGGAACAGTGAATGGTAGGAGTGCTTCCTCTCCTACTGGGAACTCTGCTGTGAACACCAGTTCATTTCCAGCAaagggaaacaaagagaaaactaaAGCCAACAGTGGTCAGAGTCCAAAGAGCTGTCAGGACCCAGGCCAACTACACCAGAAGActgttcagaaaacaaaagaaaaggttAATGTTTTGTCAAGCATTTATGTGTCTTTCCTTATTTACAATGTGCATGAAAACCGACTTTACTGATCTGTTTAATCGTATTGACAAATTTGGACTTCTGTTATTATTTAGAAACCCAGCAAAAGACCACTAGAGACCTCGAGCATGAGCGGCAGCCAGTCAGGATCCTTGTCAGATAGCTCCAGTGATGGTgaggagagcagcagtgatCCTGatgacatggaggaggaggaggaagaggaggacaatgatgaagatgaggatgatCAGAGCAATGACAGCGAGGACTCTGATTCAGGAAAAGAGAGTCAGTTTAAACGGAAAGTCAAGGTAAGGCACAGCTGTGTTcaagtgctgctgtttgtgtttaaatattcaGCTGAGTATTCAGATGAGTTCGGAAAAtcagttgacatttttttgtcaataaaatTTTGCAAAgcatgacaaagacaaaagattttcctttttcagtttcttcAGAATAATGCCTGAATAATGCATTCTAGGTTGGTGTGAAACTTAAGATGAAAACTCCTGGGAAAAGAAGTTATTTTGTTAAGTTTTATGTCTGAATGGATTTGTAAAGTGTCCCTGTGTAAAACTGCTCTCTGTAAATGTTAGTTGGATTGTCAAAAGCAGCCTTAGTGGTGGGTGGCAAACTGGATGTATGTGCTAGCTGACAGAGCTGCCACTGTGAGGCTCTCTCAGCAGGATCTGACATGACATGTTGTCTTCTCCCTGTTTTCCTCATCCTCCCACTCAGCGGCTGACACAGAACACTACCGAGAGTAAAAAGAGGAGACCTCGTACCACTGATGGAAATACAACTCAAGACAGTCATTGTGATAGCGTTCCTTTGACTTCCTCGTACTGCCTCCAGTCTCATTCTGCTGTCCGGGCTCAATCCACAGCACTGTTTCTCCAGAGCTCCAGGACcgcaggaggagggaggccaGAAACACATCAGTGTCATCCAGGCACAGGCGCTGGCAGCCAGCAACAGTCCCTCAGCGCAGTCCCACAGAGAggcctctcctctgctctctagGTCCTCACCCAACCCCATGTCCTTCTCCAGCTCACCCCAAACACTTACTCCTTCCACTTCACCAAAGCACTTCTCTCATTCGTCCTCACCAAAGCAtagctctgtctcctcctctcccaaaCCACTTGCTCTCTGTTCCCCTACAAAACCCCTGTTCTCTGGGTTCCTCACCTAAACCCTCATCTCTTTCTTCACCCaaacctctctccctctcttctttacCCAAACCACCAACACTGTCAGCCTCAGAAAAGCCCTCGCATAAACAAAGATTTTTGATGCCCTCTCCCAAGCACACACAGCCAGTTGATAGCCCTGAAGGGAGAGCAGTGGAAACATCCCAGATGAAATGTCATTACACTTCaacagttttaaattaaaacaggtgagttgtatttttttattcacattGTGGCATTGTAGCTGATTTTccttttacagaaaataaatcaactgTAATGAAGcaagtgtttctctctcttttgcaaTAGAGGGAGCTCTGTTTTCATGTATTGTCCATCATTCTTTCTGttcatgaaacaaaaatcagtGGATTCCttcacaacagaaaatgaatgcatATACACTATTATTAGGGTTTTTTATTATACTACATGAGAGTCTGACCACCACATGAGTTGAAGTCTAGAAGTGACAATGCCTTTCGC
Encoded proteins:
- the LOC108879900 gene encoding bromodomain adjacent to zinc finger domain protein 2B, yielding MSGSQSGSLSDSSSDGEESSSDPDDMEEEEEEEDNDEDEDDQSNDSEDSDSGKESQFKRKVKRLTQNTTESKKRRPRTTDGNTTQDSHCDSVPLTSSYCLQSHSAVRAQSTALFLQSSRTAGGGSEVQDAPLALITKPRSQSSTPNSTPNSKLLLAATTPPYPMPINLSTGHQGTIRQLYLVRGSESDIHSSKELDSDSLGEDYDDDDDDEDDEDDINDEDSGSSLSGEIKQPIR